The nucleotide window cttgccCGAGAGTCGAACCCGAGATCAAGCGACCAAGAATCACAGGGTACCACACAATCACTACGGCAAAGCTGCGAAATTAGGGCCGACGGTATAGGCAAACTTTTACCGATTTTTTTATACcaagtaggtacctaggtacttacctaataTGAAAATTGCATTTGCTGCGTCATCCAAGATTACATCGAACTATGCAACCATATTCATTTGTCAGGTCTTAGTCACCAACTCATCAGCACAGTTACCGTTGACTTGACCTGCATCCTGGCGATTTCTTGACCATTTTGAGATCTTTATGGAGCGGTCATTGCCCAACGATTAACGTTTACAAACGTGTGTGGGAGACCCAGTTGGGATAACAATATCTTTTCGTTCTTAATCGCACATTTGGCGCATGTCATAGAGAGAGAGAAGTCACGTTCGTTTATTGAATTTGAAGGAATAAGATGGAGTTTGTgatcaaagtttattttagcGCAGTTGTTTTGGTACGTAGTGCTATCATatactaattattataaatgcgaatgtaTTAAAGGATGTATCTTTTTGAATATATTctggaataaaatatttttttttttgatttagaggaaatgagcgatattgaagatggatggaaggaatttaaagaaagaattgtgaaagtagctgttgaagtgtgtggtgtaagtagaagaaggaaaggaaaaaatcacaaaaatgcgtggatgagtaaagatgtgcaagaacttgtgcgattaaagaagaaagcatggctggatttgttagcagcaaaagctaacttaagaatgcaagaggttatagatgaagatgtgaatgaagcacgtaaggaatataagaaaatgaaagatttggttaagaaagctgtgattagaaagaaagaagagtataaagaggattttgataaaaggctatcagaagactttcagtcaaatctgaaagtattctggaaatccgtaaggtcagcccgaggaaatactataaccagagagctgactaggatcagatgccaggatggtagcgttgtgaaaggagaagaatgtgtactaaagatatggaaggactattttgaaagtttatttgaaaaaaaggaaggaaataagaaagatttctgctatagcgaagaaaaagagaatgagatggaaggcgaaattgaaatgttcgaaattgtggaagcacttaagagtatgaaagcgggaaaggctgctgggtgtgatagagtgtcggtcgagatgcttaaagcaggaaaaggcgtagtagctagtcagttgtactgccttttcaatttgtgttggagaagcggccgagtaccaaaagattggtgtaaggctgttatcgtgccactttacaaaggaaaagggtcacagctggactgcaaaaattatcgtggtataagcctgcttagcgtcgtcggcaaattgtatgctaaggtattgattaatagagtcaggaatgaaactgatgacaaaatatgggatgctcaagcgggatttcgaaagggaatgggatgtactgatcaggtcttttccttgcggtgcatagccgaaaagtttttggccaagagtcaaaaagtctattgcacattcgtagatctggaaaaggcctatgacagagttgagaggaatgaattgtggtcagcactttctatgcatggggtgagcagtctcttaatacgagcactgaaatccttatatgaggattcgagtgcttgtgtcaggataaacggagcgcacactgagtggtttaagatcgagaaaggcgttaggcaaggatgtgttgcgtcaccgtggctgttcaacctatttatggatagctgtttgacagatttgaaagagtctaaaagtggattaaggatgaatgagttactcgtcaaatgtctgctctatgccgacgatcaggttatactggcgtcatcagcggaggagttacaggagatggtaaactgtatgcatgaagctttaaaagagaaaggaatgaaagtgaacgtaagtaaaactaaaacactggtttttgaaatggagaaagaaatgacagcatgtaatattttgattggaggagaaaaagtggagcaagtgaaagagtttgtatatctaggatcaaagtttacatcagatggcaagtatgatagtgatattgaaaggagagtgaacgcggggaacatggtgaatggagctttgcatgcctttatgagcagtcagaaactatccaaaaaggctcgactggctgtgcacaggggcgtgttggtcccgacattaatgtatgggagtgaaagttgggtatggcaaaagaagcatgaaagcagaataaatgcagtggaaatgagagcgttaaggagtatgatgggtgtgaaattgagtgacaggataaggaacagcgtgataagggaatgttgtgatgtgaaagaagatgtagttacaggaatagaaaagggtatgttaagatggttcggtcatgtggagaggatgaatgaaagcaggttgactaagcagatatacaaggagagtgtggagggaaaggtcggagtgggaagacctagacgaacgtatcttgatcaaattaaggacgtcctggtaaagggtcaggtcaaaagtacccgaaaccgccgagcttgtatgaagagagttatgaatgtggacgaagcgaaagaagtatgcagagatcgtggcaagtggaaagaggtagtctctgcctacccctccgggaaagaggcgtgattttatgtatgtatgtatgtatgtataaaatatttttatagtatgaagtattttttatcatgaCATTCCAACGGGAGCAAAGCCGGAACCCTGAGCGCAGCTAGTTAAAACTAGCTGCGCTCAGGGTTCCggctttatatataaatttaaacaacctggttttcatttattttatgatacttATTTCTACCTACAGTAATAGAACCTTCGCAGTTTCCAAATCTTTTATGTAAGCTAACGGCAACAATTGGAAATGTTTGAATAAAGTAACGATTGTGGCtcaacaaaataacttttgtacgATTTATCAGCTCACATTttcaacagacttgaaaagagaGTTATTCTAAGAGTTCGTCGTTTATTAAATCTTTGCTTACAGTAAAAACGGGAgttctttgtttttatatcgAAACGTTATTAAGGCTAACAGTGCTATTAAATAGTTATTAATGACAGGTGGTTCTACTGGCTACTGTATCTTTAAGTTCCGCCCAGTTAAAGCCAGCCCGATGCCCTACGAATAAAATTGCGCCTCATAGAAAGATCCCTAGTTGGCAATCAAATAAACTCCAAGGGCGGACCTTTGGTGGGGCATTCATAGATTTGTTAATCCCCGATGAGGTGAGACCACAGGAAGTGCCCCAAAACGATCTACAAGAAAAACCACAAGAGGATGATCCCGATGATTGCGGAGACATAGAAGATTATGACGATATGGATTTGAGTTCAGGTAAGTTCAGATACTATAAATAAGAAGGTATGTGCGTAGgtattaacaatattataatacatatctaatacctacatatcacATTATCGCCATTAATGCTTGCGTAATGTTCCGACGTCATTGATGTTTTTTATGGGTAGGTACATATGAACCTCTTTAGGTAAGTCGCAAAAATGTAATAGGTACAATACATATGTTTCTCTTTATTACATTGTTTCCTTCGTATCATTGTATGTCGTGGCAAAGAATATACACTACGCGTCGTGGTTGATTTATCTAAGTCTTCTTCGTATTTAATTCCTTGAAAGCGCCACTCaacaattttcaaaagttatttcataagaaaatgtacctacttaacatATGATAATTCATCAACAATAATGAACTTCAATTGCAGTGTCACAAAAGCCAAACAGAAGGGATGGCAAGCAGAACCAGCgcttcttttttcatttatttaacaaaccTTTGGCGAATGCTCCTCTTACAACAAGAACGCGACCGCCTTCCACTTCGGCGGCACCCTCCGCGCTTCAACCCATACCGTCGTTTCCAACAATCTCACCTTTTTGGTCTGGTGGGCTGTTCGGAAACAATCCTTATCGACCACCGAGACCTGAAAATCCATCAGGTGTGTTTTACTCTTCATTAATTTTGATACGTTATACCTACGAAGTGTAAGTACTCTctaaaatgtatttctgttTCCAGATAACCTCAAACCTGTTCACGAACATGACGCATCAGAGAGTCAAACGACATACTGGCCAAGCCTCGTAGGAGGCCCACTTGGGAACATAGTAGGCGCCTCACCGGCCATACCGACCTTCCCAGCAGCTGTGACGACCCCGGGAACATTCGGCACTAACACTCAAGCTATAAGATATACCCGACGTCCCAGGCCTAGATTACCTAATAATGAAAACACAGTATTCGGTTCCTTTGTAGATttgttcatataaataaaacatgttaaGGTTAAATTAATACTTCTTGATCTTATTTGCTTAAAAAATACTCATGAAATTGACCTTTCATTGTTTCCAAGTCGTCACTCACATAGCAAATTGTGTTCAAGTCAAGTCTAACCTTCGCAGAAAATATCAAGCATTAACCTTTCTTCATCCTCATTCGGAAACAGTGTCTTACGAGGTAAACACAGGATCTTTAGCTTTTTACCGAATTTAATTTCGGATTTCGAAGAAACAGAATATCGTGTCTGATGAATCAAATAGCTATTTAcgagtaagtatttatatgttCTAATAGGGAGCGCGTGACAGTTTCCACTTAAGGTCCTGGAACACGT belongs to Amyelois transitella isolate CPQ chromosome 10, ilAmyTran1.1, whole genome shotgun sequence and includes:
- the LOC106137625 gene encoding uncharacterized protein LOC106137625, encoding MEFVIKVYFSAVVLVVLLATVSLSSAQLKPARCPTNKIAPHRKIPSWQSNKLQGRTFGGAFIDLLIPDEVRPQEVPQNDLQEKPQEDDPDDCGDIEDYDDMDLSSVSQKPNRRDGKQNQRFFFHLFNKPLANAPLTTRTRPPSTSAAPSALQPIPSFPTISPFWSGGLFGNNPYRPPRPENPSDNLKPVHEHDASESQTTYWPSLVGGPLGNIVGASPAIPTFPAAVTTPGTFGTNTQAIRYTRRPRPRLPNNENTVFGSFVDLFI